In Prevotella sp. oral taxon 475, one DNA window encodes the following:
- the pnuC gene encoding nicotinamide riboside transporter PnuC, with translation MFSWLDLFTTLLGLLYLYLEYRAHIALWLVGIIMPALDIWLYWEHGLYGDAAMAIYYTLAALYGYAMWRWNRKHHRSSSQEMPITHMPSRLFMPAAVFFATAWGATYYVLTTFTDSTVPLLDAFTNALSMVALWALARKYVEQWLLWMVVDLVCTLLYVYKGIPFKAALYALYTIIAILGYRAWARRIEN, from the coding sequence ATGTTCTCCTGGCTCGACCTCTTCACCACCCTTTTGGGTTTGCTTTACCTCTATTTAGAATACCGTGCTCACATCGCCCTTTGGCTGGTGGGCATCATCATGCCCGCCCTCGACATATGGCTTTACTGGGAACACGGACTCTACGGCGATGCCGCAATGGCCATTTACTACACCCTGGCCGCCCTCTACGGTTACGCGATGTGGCGATGGAACCGGAAACACCATCGGTCGTCAAGCCAAGAGATGCCCATCACCCACATGCCCAGTCGGCTGTTCATGCCTGCTGCCGTCTTTTTCGCCACAGCTTGGGGAGCCACCTATTATGTTCTGACGACCTTTACCGACAGTACCGTTCCTCTGCTCGATGCCTTCACCAACGCCCTGAGCATGGTAGCCCTATGGGCTTTGGCGCGCAAGTATGTCGAGCAGTGGCTCCTTTGGATGGTGGTAGACCTCGTCTGCACCCTGCTCTACGTCTATAAAGGCATCCCTTTCAAAGCCGCTCTCTACGCCCTTTACACCATCATCGCCATACTGGGCTACCGGGCATGGGCAAGGAGAATAGAGAATTGA
- a CDS encoding DUF6261 family protein, whose product MKVKEMNLSRLRNMEHYQFAIHVLEMAKEANLEKMKLLFKPLEEAIRHEDEALNPPRIDPATEELRLRDAERDRAYRSLQLAIEMGLLAEESATKEAAKKLREILSRYPGVLTADYDSETGALKNLLADLKSADAASALTALGATAIAKRLEDTNAAFDGLFRGRFSGAKSTNAIDLKARRAATDAAVNAIVRRMDSLDDLEPSADVSELINRYNQLVDNRHTLLSQRATLNKAAHDRKIAGIEAMLIPLIPAFEREIGSAPGSLSFTGEVKGSGKDRRFKFYDQRTKVWTWGKLRADGTLAPWGAEP is encoded by the coding sequence ATGAAAGTAAAAGAAATGAACCTCAGTAGGCTCCGCAACATGGAGCACTATCAGTTTGCCATTCACGTGCTGGAAATGGCCAAGGAGGCGAATCTGGAAAAGATGAAATTGCTCTTCAAACCGCTCGAAGAGGCCATTCGACACGAGGACGAGGCGCTGAATCCGCCGCGCATCGATCCGGCTACCGAAGAACTGCGGCTGCGCGACGCCGAGCGCGACCGGGCCTATCGATCCCTGCAGTTGGCCATCGAAATGGGGCTGCTGGCCGAAGAAAGTGCCACGAAAGAGGCCGCTAAGAAACTGCGGGAGATTCTCTCGCGCTATCCCGGCGTGCTCACCGCCGACTACGATTCGGAGACGGGCGCGCTGAAAAATCTGCTGGCCGATCTCAAATCCGCCGACGCTGCTTCGGCTCTTACCGCGCTCGGAGCTACGGCCATTGCTAAGCGACTGGAAGACACGAATGCCGCCTTCGATGGTCTGTTTCGCGGTCGGTTCTCCGGGGCGAAATCCACCAACGCGATCGACCTCAAGGCGCGTCGCGCCGCCACGGATGCGGCCGTGAATGCCATCGTGCGGCGGATGGATTCGCTCGACGATCTCGAGCCCTCGGCCGACGTCTCCGAACTCATCAATCGCTATAACCAACTCGTCGACAATCGCCACACGCTGCTCTCCCAGCGCGCCACGCTCAACAAAGCGGCGCACGACAGGAAAATAGCCGGCATCGAGGCGATGCTCATTCCGCTCATTCCGGCCTTCGAGCGCGAAATCGGTTCGGCTCCCGGCTCGCTCTCCTTTACCGGCGAGGTGAAGGGCTCGGGCAAAGATCGCCGCTTTAAGTTCTACGACCAGCGTACCAAGGTGTGGACCTGGGGCAAACTTCGCGCCGACGGAACCCTGGCGCCGTGGGGGGCGGAGCCGTAA